A portion of the Ferrimicrobium sp. genome contains these proteins:
- a CDS encoding TetR/AcrR family transcriptional regulator, translating into MPKIMAPTVKEHHAQRRQALLDAAKESLLNPTIRSVNFEAVGPRAGLRRNSVYLYFPSENHLALELAEDVLPGYQEQLVAAMKRHREPREQITGFAKVVTASDARLAHEVLRNLENRDRTPEIASKVKEYYLELSRPLVEPLKLLKLTDPESTAVLLFTMLSATQDIADKVIDAKATVRRALAVVDAFIPKG; encoded by the coding sequence ATGCCCAAGATCATGGCCCCCACAGTTAAGGAACATCACGCTCAACGACGACAGGCGCTGCTTGATGCCGCCAAGGAGTCGTTGCTTAATCCAACCATCAGGTCGGTAAACTTCGAGGCCGTAGGACCTCGAGCCGGCTTGAGGCGCAACAGTGTCTATCTGTACTTTCCATCGGAAAACCATCTGGCGCTTGAACTCGCAGAGGATGTTTTGCCAGGATACCAAGAACAACTCGTCGCTGCGATGAAACGGCACCGTGAGCCGCGTGAGCAGATCACTGGTTTTGCCAAGGTCGTCACGGCATCGGATGCGCGTCTCGCCCATGAGGTGCTTCGGAACCTTGAGAACCGAGATCGCACTCCTGAGATTGCCAGCAAGGTCAAGGAGTACTATCTCGAGTTGTCGCGTCCCTTGGTCGAACCGCTCAAGCTACTCAAGCTCACCGACCCGGAGAGCACAGCCGTGCTTTTGTTCACCATGTTGAGCGCCACCCAGGATATTGCCGACAAGGTGATCGACGCCAAGGCTACGGTACGACGCGCATTAGCCGTTGTCGATGCCTTCATTCCAAAGGGCTAA
- a CDS encoding zinc-binding dehydrogenase, with translation MIADDAPTEGEAMRALIAKNGSVRVAEVPTPQPDPHEVLVRVRSAGINAADLLQARGHYPPPAGFDPERLGLEFAGEVVEVGSTVTTRQPGQLVMGITGGGAHADFLTIPASACIPVPDGIDPKIAGGYPEAAFTAFDALIRQVHLSIGDRLLVHGALGGVGNAAVQIGALLGAHVTAVVRSHESDAQVFSLGCHTSVTPDEIVDFGPYDVIIELVSGENLPTNLESLALGGRIVMIGVGSSAKPEIDLRLLMSKRGTLRASTLRARSWEQKSLLAADVEHHLLGHLATGAYRIIVEHQFDLAEGETAYERFRQPGKFGKLILTTD, from the coding sequence GTGATCGCCGATGATGCACCAACAGAGGGAGAAGCGATGCGCGCACTCATTGCAAAGAACGGATCCGTTAGGGTAGCAGAGGTGCCAACACCACAACCTGACCCTCACGAAGTCCTCGTGCGGGTAAGAAGTGCTGGTATCAATGCTGCCGATCTGCTCCAAGCGCGCGGCCACTACCCTCCCCCAGCAGGCTTTGACCCTGAACGGCTTGGGCTGGAATTCGCCGGAGAAGTCGTAGAGGTCGGCTCCACGGTCACCACACGACAACCTGGTCAACTCGTGATGGGGATCACCGGAGGGGGAGCTCACGCCGACTTCCTGACCATACCAGCAAGCGCATGCATTCCGGTCCCGGACGGCATCGATCCCAAAATCGCCGGTGGCTACCCAGAGGCAGCATTCACCGCCTTCGACGCGTTGATACGTCAGGTGCACCTCAGTATCGGCGATCGACTGCTAGTGCATGGTGCCCTCGGCGGAGTCGGCAACGCAGCGGTACAGATTGGTGCATTGCTCGGCGCTCATGTCACCGCCGTGGTGCGCAGTCACGAGAGCGACGCACAAGTCTTCTCGCTGGGCTGCCACACGAGCGTGACTCCCGACGAGATCGTCGACTTCGGGCCCTATGACGTCATCATCGAACTCGTCTCCGGCGAGAATCTTCCAACCAACCTCGAATCGCTTGCCCTTGGGGGCAGGATTGTCATGATCGGCGTCGGTAGCTCGGCCAAACCAGAGATCGATCTCCGCCTCTTGATGAGCAAGCGTGGGACGCTACGTGCATCAACACTTCGTGCACGCAGCTGGGAGCAGAAGTCACTGCTTGCAGCCGACGTCGAGCACCACCTTCTCGGACACCTTGCCACCGGCGCGTATCGGATTATCGTCGAGCACCAGTTCGATCTCGCCGAGGGGGAAACCGCCTATGAACGTTTCCGCCAACCTGGGAAATTCGGAAAACTCATCCTAACGACCGACTAG
- a CDS encoding class II fumarate hydratase: MTEEMRIEHDSMGEVEVPAAALWGAQTQRAVNNFPISGQRLPMSLIRGLVWIKWAAASTNVDLGILDSAIGDAIVKACQEVLEGDHDDQFPIDIYQTGSGTSSNMNVNEVIARLASGHLGAPVLPNDHVNASQSSNDVFPTAMHLGILLELSGSLLPSLHRLADGLDAKASEFSEVVKSGRTHLMDATPITLGQEFSGYAAAVRKGIGRIELARDDVGEVPLGGTAVGTGLNAPPGFAGGVLARLQDRLGVPIREATNHFEAHGARDAVVFLSGALKTLAMAYYKLANDLRWMSSGPRCGLGEIHLPDLQPGSSIMPGKVNPVVPEAMGQVVAKVIGNDATIAFGGAAGNFELNVMQPIIGVAILDSIHIMSTIAESMLTKCILGIEANVERCRMYALSSPSIGTSLNPYIGYEQAAKVIKEALASDKDLRTVVLEKGLLSEAEVDVALDVMAMTKGGIVR; encoded by the coding sequence ATGACGGAAGAGATGCGAATCGAACACGACTCGATGGGCGAGGTTGAGGTCCCAGCTGCTGCGCTATGGGGCGCGCAGACGCAACGTGCTGTCAACAATTTTCCGATTTCGGGACAGCGGCTCCCAATGTCGCTCATCAGAGGTCTTGTTTGGATCAAGTGGGCTGCTGCGAGCACCAACGTAGATTTAGGTATCCTTGACTCCGCGATTGGGGACGCCATCGTCAAGGCCTGCCAGGAGGTGCTCGAAGGCGATCACGACGATCAGTTTCCTATCGATATTTACCAGACGGGATCTGGAACCTCGTCGAATATGAATGTGAACGAGGTGATCGCCCGCCTTGCTAGTGGTCACTTGGGTGCGCCAGTGTTACCCAACGATCATGTCAACGCATCGCAGTCGTCCAACGATGTCTTCCCAACGGCGATGCACCTGGGAATCCTCCTTGAACTCTCGGGATCGCTGCTTCCTTCGCTTCATCGACTCGCCGATGGCCTTGATGCGAAGGCATCGGAGTTCTCCGAAGTGGTGAAATCGGGCCGTACCCATCTCATGGATGCAACCCCGATCACGCTTGGCCAGGAGTTCTCTGGTTACGCAGCGGCGGTTCGCAAGGGGATCGGTCGCATCGAGCTTGCGAGAGATGATGTTGGCGAAGTTCCTCTAGGAGGAACCGCCGTTGGCACCGGACTCAATGCGCCCCCAGGATTTGCGGGGGGTGTGCTGGCGCGGCTGCAGGACCGGCTTGGGGTACCTATCCGAGAGGCAACGAATCACTTCGAGGCCCATGGTGCACGAGATGCTGTTGTCTTCCTCTCCGGCGCACTCAAGACGTTGGCGATGGCCTACTACAAACTAGCCAATGACCTCCGATGGATGTCATCAGGACCACGCTGCGGCCTCGGCGAGATCCATTTGCCTGATCTCCAACCTGGTTCATCGATTATGCCTGGCAAGGTGAATCCGGTGGTGCCCGAAGCGATGGGTCAAGTCGTCGCCAAGGTCATCGGCAACGATGCGACGATCGCCTTTGGGGGAGCGGCCGGAAACTTCGAACTCAACGTCATGCAGCCAATTATCGGAGTCGCTATCTTGGATTCGATTCACATTATGAGTACTATTGCGGAATCGATGCTCACCAAATGTATTCTTGGCATCGAGGCCAATGTCGAGCGCTGTCGCATGTATGCACTCTCCTCGCCGTCAATCGGAACTTCCTTGAACCCCTATATCGGATATGAACAGGCGGCAAAGGTGATTAAGGAAGCGCTCGCGAGCGACAAAGACTTGCGAACCGTGGTGCTTGAGAAGGGTCTCCTCTCCGAAGCAGAGGTCGATGTCGCACTTGACGTCATGGCAATGACTAAAGGAGGTATTGTCCGCTAG
- a CDS encoding APC family permease, with protein MAQTTDSSTDNSGEAGGSLRKGISLLPMIILGVGGAVGTGALFSGIGMAAVAGPAMIVSWVIGCVIYTFIGITYVDMSVRFPEAGGPARYSLYTHGWVANLVNSVGSLVWYLLIPPIEAIATVTALSYFDSGLLNAKGDPTLSGALVALVLLVVYIPVNFYGVKILARINNALGGVKIVLYLLLAVGFILVMGRASNFSAFGGFAPYGIGPIFAAVPIAMFAFGAIRVIPDFAEEAKDGRTLKVGIIYTLIVQFVIYVLFSVALIAGLSWGTLSTKVGEWTALTKVTANPFIALTTNRGVDWLLVVAVIVGILGPGVAGYVYQGAGSRVLLAMARTGYVPKRFKEIHARHKTPALSLIVVALIGAALALLAAPVPRIISLIDDAVVGGYISFGAVPAAMLAVRKQRGESFSVGSTIIAALGFGGASLVVYWSGWPAVPYAVILIAIGSVLLGFAQNFKQLLHSLWYIVWILFLTVMAAIGSVGKGNEISFDLSSVLVAIVSVFVILPWAVHSRLSVDEVEQLEAS; from the coding sequence ATGGCTCAAACAACGGATAGTTCGACGGATAATTCGGGAGAGGCTGGTGGATCTCTTCGCAAGGGAATCTCGCTTCTACCGATGATTATTCTTGGTGTTGGAGGCGCAGTCGGAACGGGGGCCCTCTTTAGCGGTATTGGAATGGCAGCAGTCGCCGGACCCGCAATGATCGTCTCATGGGTGATCGGGTGTGTGATATATACCTTCATCGGTATTACCTATGTGGACATGAGCGTTCGTTTTCCTGAGGCAGGTGGACCTGCACGCTACTCGCTCTACACCCATGGTTGGGTGGCAAATCTGGTGAATTCAGTGGGCAGTCTTGTGTGGTACCTCCTCATCCCGCCGATCGAGGCGATCGCTACTGTTACAGCACTCAGCTACTTCGATTCGGGGCTTTTGAATGCGAAGGGCGATCCCACGCTCTCGGGTGCGCTCGTTGCACTGGTACTCCTCGTGGTCTACATCCCAGTGAACTTCTACGGTGTGAAGATCCTGGCTCGCATCAACAATGCGCTTGGGGGTGTCAAGATCGTACTGTACTTGCTGTTGGCGGTCGGTTTTATCCTTGTCATGGGGAGAGCCTCGAACTTCAGTGCTTTTGGCGGCTTTGCGCCGTACGGGATTGGTCCAATCTTTGCCGCTGTGCCAATCGCGATGTTTGCCTTCGGTGCGATCCGAGTGATTCCTGATTTTGCCGAAGAGGCAAAAGATGGCCGCACCCTGAAGGTAGGAATCATCTACACCTTGATCGTGCAGTTCGTCATCTACGTACTCTTTAGTGTTGCACTGATAGCTGGACTCAGCTGGGGCACCCTCTCTACCAAGGTTGGCGAGTGGACCGCTCTCACCAAAGTGACGGCGAACCCATTTATTGCCCTCACCACCAACCGGGGCGTGGATTGGCTCCTCGTTGTGGCCGTCATCGTTGGCATCCTTGGTCCAGGGGTAGCTGGCTATGTCTACCAGGGCGCGGGATCGCGGGTCCTTCTGGCGATGGCTCGTACCGGTTATGTCCCCAAGCGTTTCAAGGAGATCCACGCACGTCACAAGACGCCAGCGCTTTCCTTGATCGTAGTCGCGTTGATTGGTGCGGCACTTGCCCTGCTTGCGGCGCCAGTTCCGCGCATCATTAGTCTGATCGATGATGCGGTGGTCGGAGGCTATATATCCTTTGGAGCGGTTCCCGCAGCGATGTTGGCAGTGCGTAAACAACGCGGTGAATCATTCAGTGTCGGTTCCACCATTATCGCAGCGTTGGGCTTTGGTGGGGCCTCGCTTGTGGTGTATTGGTCCGGTTGGCCTGCCGTTCCCTATGCGGTGATTCTCATCGCTATTGGCTCTGTGCTGCTTGGATTTGCGCAGAACTTTAAGCAGCTGCTCCATTCGTTGTGGTACATCGTCTGGATTCTTTTCCTGACGGTGATGGCCGCGATTGGAAGTGTCGGGAAGGGCAATGAAATCTCCTTCGATCTCTCTTCGGTGCTGGTAGCGATCGTCTCGGTCTTTGTGATCTTGCCTTGGGCGGTCCACAGCAGGTTATCGGTTGATGAGGTTGAGCAGCTGGAAGCCTCCTAA
- a CDS encoding pyridoxamine 5'-phosphate oxidase family protein, with the protein MGNRRSSITMTDAEREAFLRTGRTLNLASIGLDGRPHLVAMWYCLIEETIWCWTYAKSQKAFNLRRDPRVTGLVEAGEHYEELRGVTLYARARITEDLEQIQRVGASLFARYQSGDSTVTEETFLGSAPKRIAFALVVEEFVSWDHRKLHGGY; encoded by the coding sequence ATGGGAAACCGTCGCTCGTCAATCACCATGACGGATGCTGAGCGCGAAGCCTTTCTGCGTACCGGTCGGACGTTAAACTTGGCGTCGATTGGCCTTGATGGTCGTCCTCATCTAGTCGCGATGTGGTATTGCCTCATCGAGGAGACGATCTGGTGTTGGACGTATGCCAAATCGCAGAAGGCGTTCAATTTGAGGAGGGATCCTCGCGTCACAGGCTTGGTCGAAGCAGGAGAACACTACGAGGAACTCCGAGGTGTGACGCTGTATGCACGCGCTCGTATCACTGAAGATCTGGAACAGATACAACGGGTAGGCGCTAGCCTCTTCGCTCGCTACCAGTCTGGGGACTCGACGGTGACAGAGGAGACATTCTTGGGTTCTGCTCCGAAGCGCATTGCGTTTGCTTTGGTGGTTGAGGAGTTCGTGAGTTGGGACCATCGTAAGCTACACGGTGGGTACTGA